In a genomic window of Struthio camelus isolate bStrCam1 chromosome 16, bStrCam1.hap1, whole genome shotgun sequence:
- the ANKRD13B gene encoding ankyrin repeat domain-containing protein 13B isoform X4 — protein MLASCSGRKGPEGRYPLHYLVWHNRARDLDRELSAKQADIEQLDPRGRTPLHLATTLGHLECARVLLKHGADVGKENRSGWTVLQEAVSTRDLELVQLVLRYRDYQRAIKRLAGIPILLEKLRKAQDFYVEMKWEFTSWVPLVSKICPSDTYKVWKSGQNLRVDTTLLGFDHMTWQRGNRSFVFRGQDTSAVVMEIDHDRRVVYSETLALASHDQEVLLAAVQPTEEQVMGRLTAPVVTTQLDTKNIAFERNKSGILGWRSEKTEMVNGYEAKVYGASNVELITRTRTEHLSDQHKGKSKGGGRGLPGWGGRGGPRRLRRSRASLAGSKTPLQSFLGIAEQHVGPNNGTLITQTLSHANPTAITPEEYFNPNFELGNRDMGRPMELTTKTQKFKAKLWLCEDHPLSLCEQVAPIIDLMAISNALFAKLRDFITLRLPPGFPVKIEIPIFHILNARITFGNLNGCDEPVSSLRHSPSSEAPSPSSDSSSVSSSSSLTSCRACEMDPSLFEVPRGYSVVGSHQDALREDEDDLLQFAIQQSLLEAGSEYDQVTIWEALTNSKPGTHPMSHEARRGDRSDSAARGGPPAPRPAGAGGGRRAQRPVPQLRGAAAAGHGAVGAGAGGGRAPDAPGGRGAAADPAALADGEVTPR, from the exons ATGCTCGCGTCTTGCTCAGGCAGGAAGGGGCCGGAGGGCAGGTACCCGCTCCACTACCTCGTCTGGCACAACCGCGCCCGCGACCTGGACCGGGAGCTCAGCGCCAAGCAG GCCGACATCGAGCAGCTGGACCCCCGCGGGCGCACGCCGCTGCACCTGGCCACCACGCTGGGCCACCTCGAGTGCGCCAGGGTGCTGCTGAAGCATGGTGCCGACGTGGGCAAGGAGAACCGCAGCGGCTGGACAG TCCTGCAGGAGGCCGTGAGCACCCGCGACCTGGAGCTGGTGCAGCTGGTGCTGCGCTACCGCGACTACCAGAGAGCCATCAAGCGCCTGGCCGGGATCCCCATCCTGCTGGAGAAACTGCGCAAG GCCCAGGACTTCTACGTGGAGATGAAATGGGAATTCACCAGCTGGG TGCCCCTGGTGTCCAAGATCTGCCCCAGCGACACGTACAAGGTGTGGAAGAGCGGCCAGAACCTGCGGGTGGACACCACGCTGCTGGGCTTCGACCATATGACCTGGCAGCGGGGCAACCGCAGCTTCGTCTTCCGGGGCCAAG ACACCAGCGCGGTGGTGATGGAGATCGACCACGACCGGCGGGTGGTTTATTCGGAGACGCTGGCCCTGGCCAGCCACGACCAGgaggtgctgctggctgctgtgcaGCCCACCGAGGAGCAGGTGATGGGGCGGCTCACGGCGCCCGTCGTCACCACGCAGCTCGACACCAAGAACATCGCCTTCGAGAG GAACAAGTCCGGCATCCTGGGCTGGAGGAGCGAGAAGACGGAAATGGTGAACGGGTATGAGGCCAAG GTCTACGGCGCGTCCAACGTGGAGCTGATCACGCGGACGCGGACCGAGCACCTCTCGGACCAGCACAAGGGCAAGAGCAAaggtgggggccgggggctgccggggtggggtgggagggggggtcCGCGCCGGCTCCGTCGCTCACGCGCGTCTCTCGCAGGCAGCAAGACCCCGCTGCAGTCCTTCCTGGGCATCGCCGAGCAGCACGTGGGGCCCAACAACGGG ACGCTGATCACGCAGACGCTGAGCCACGCCAACCCCACCGCCATCACGCCCGAGGAGTACTTCAACCCCAACTTCGAGCTGGGCAACAGGGACATGGGGCGGCCCATGGAGCTCACCACCAAGACGCAGAA GTTCAAGGCCAAGCTGTGGCTGTGCGAGGACCACCCGCTGTCCCTGTGCGAGCAGGTGGCCCCCATCATCGACCTCATGGCAATAAGCAACGCGCTCTTCGCCAAGCTGCGGGACTTCATCACGCTGCGCCTCCCGCCCGGCTTCCCCGTCAAGATCG aaatcCCCATCTTCCACATCCTCAACGCCCGCATCACCTTCGGCAACCTCAACGGGTGCGACGAGCCCGTCAGCTCTCTGCGCCACAGCCCCAGCAGCGAggcgccctcgcccagcagcgaCTCCTCCAGCgtcagcagctccagctccctga CCTCGTGCCGGGCGTGCGAGATGGACCCGTCGCTGTTCGAGGTGCCGCGGGGCTACAGCGTGGTGGGCAGCCACCAGGACGCCCTGCGCGAGGACGAGGACGACCTGCTGCAGTTCGCCATCCAGCAGAGCCTGCTCGAAGCCGGCAGCGAGTACGACCAG GTCACCATCTGGGAAGCGCTGACCAACAGCAAGCCGGGCACCCACCCCATGTCGCACGAGGCCCGCCGAGGAGACAGGTCG gACTCCGCAGCAcgcggcggccccccggccccccggcccgccggcgccggcggggggcggcgggcccaGCGCCCTGTTCCCCAGCTACGCGGAGCAGCTGCGGCTGGCCATGGCGCTGTCGGcgcgggagcaggaggaggccgAGCGCCGGACGcgccaggaggaagaggagctgcagcGGATCCTGCAGCTCTCGCTGACGGAGAAGTGACCCCGCgctga
- the ANKRD13B gene encoding ankyrin repeat domain-containing protein 13B isoform X3, with protein MLASCSGRKGPEGRYPLHYLVWHNRARDLDRELSAKQADIEQLDPRGRTPLHLATTLGHLECARVLLKHGADVGKENRSGWTVLQEAVSTRDLELVQLVLRYRDYQRAIKRLAGIPILLEKLRKAQDFYVEMKWEFTSWVPLVSKICPSDTYKVWKSGQNLRVDTTLLGFDHMTWQRGNRSFVFRGQDTSAVVMEIDHDRRVVYSETLALASHDQEVLLAAVQPTEEQVMGRLTAPVVTTQLDTKNIAFERNKSGILGWRSEKTEMVNGYEAKVYGASNVELITRTRTEHLSDQHKGKSKGSKTPLQSFLGIAEQHVGPNNGTLITQTLSHANPTAITPEEYFNPNFELGNRDMGRPMELTTKTQKFKAKLWLCEDHPLSLCEQVAPIIDLMAISNALFAKLRDFITLRLPPGFPVKIEIPIFHILNARITFGNLNGCDEPVSSLRHSPSSEAPSPSSDSSSVSSSSSLTSCRACEMDPSLFEVPRGYSVVGSHQDALREDEDDLLQFAIQQSLLEAGSEYDQVTIWEALTNSKPGTHPMSHEARRGDRSVRSGQSSRSGERAPAARGCCGRRADGPAPPARTPQHAAAPRPPGPPAPAGGGGPSALFPSYAEQLRLAMALSAREQEEAERRTRQEEEELQRILQLSLTEK; from the exons ATGCTCGCGTCTTGCTCAGGCAGGAAGGGGCCGGAGGGCAGGTACCCGCTCCACTACCTCGTCTGGCACAACCGCGCCCGCGACCTGGACCGGGAGCTCAGCGCCAAGCAG GCCGACATCGAGCAGCTGGACCCCCGCGGGCGCACGCCGCTGCACCTGGCCACCACGCTGGGCCACCTCGAGTGCGCCAGGGTGCTGCTGAAGCATGGTGCCGACGTGGGCAAGGAGAACCGCAGCGGCTGGACAG TCCTGCAGGAGGCCGTGAGCACCCGCGACCTGGAGCTGGTGCAGCTGGTGCTGCGCTACCGCGACTACCAGAGAGCCATCAAGCGCCTGGCCGGGATCCCCATCCTGCTGGAGAAACTGCGCAAG GCCCAGGACTTCTACGTGGAGATGAAATGGGAATTCACCAGCTGGG TGCCCCTGGTGTCCAAGATCTGCCCCAGCGACACGTACAAGGTGTGGAAGAGCGGCCAGAACCTGCGGGTGGACACCACGCTGCTGGGCTTCGACCATATGACCTGGCAGCGGGGCAACCGCAGCTTCGTCTTCCGGGGCCAAG ACACCAGCGCGGTGGTGATGGAGATCGACCACGACCGGCGGGTGGTTTATTCGGAGACGCTGGCCCTGGCCAGCCACGACCAGgaggtgctgctggctgctgtgcaGCCCACCGAGGAGCAGGTGATGGGGCGGCTCACGGCGCCCGTCGTCACCACGCAGCTCGACACCAAGAACATCGCCTTCGAGAG GAACAAGTCCGGCATCCTGGGCTGGAGGAGCGAGAAGACGGAAATGGTGAACGGGTATGAGGCCAAG GTCTACGGCGCGTCCAACGTGGAGCTGATCACGCGGACGCGGACCGAGCACCTCTCGGACCAGCACAAGGGCAAGAGCAAag GCAGCAAGACCCCGCTGCAGTCCTTCCTGGGCATCGCCGAGCAGCACGTGGGGCCCAACAACGGG ACGCTGATCACGCAGACGCTGAGCCACGCCAACCCCACCGCCATCACGCCCGAGGAGTACTTCAACCCCAACTTCGAGCTGGGCAACAGGGACATGGGGCGGCCCATGGAGCTCACCACCAAGACGCAGAA GTTCAAGGCCAAGCTGTGGCTGTGCGAGGACCACCCGCTGTCCCTGTGCGAGCAGGTGGCCCCCATCATCGACCTCATGGCAATAAGCAACGCGCTCTTCGCCAAGCTGCGGGACTTCATCACGCTGCGCCTCCCGCCCGGCTTCCCCGTCAAGATCG aaatcCCCATCTTCCACATCCTCAACGCCCGCATCACCTTCGGCAACCTCAACGGGTGCGACGAGCCCGTCAGCTCTCTGCGCCACAGCCCCAGCAGCGAggcgccctcgcccagcagcgaCTCCTCCAGCgtcagcagctccagctccctga CCTCGTGCCGGGCGTGCGAGATGGACCCGTCGCTGTTCGAGGTGCCGCGGGGCTACAGCGTGGTGGGCAGCCACCAGGACGCCCTGCGCGAGGACGAGGACGACCTGCTGCAGTTCGCCATCCAGCAGAGCCTGCTCGAAGCCGGCAGCGAGTACGACCAG GTCACCATCTGGGAAGCGCTGACCAACAGCAAGCCGGGCACCCACCCCATGTCGCACGAGGCCCGCCGAGGAGACAGGTCGGTAAGGTCTGGCCAGTCGTCCcggagcggggagcgggcgccggcggcgcggggatgCTGCGGGCGCCGCGCtgacggccccgcgccgcccgccaggACTCCGCAGCAcgcggcggccccccggccccccggcccgccggcgccggcggggggcggcgggcccaGCGCCCTGTTCCCCAGCTACGCGGAGCAGCTGCGGCTGGCCATGGCGCTGTCGGcgcgggagcaggaggaggccgAGCGCCGGACGcgccaggaggaagaggagctgcagcGGATCCTGCAGCTCTCGCTGACGGAGAAGTGA
- the ANKRD13B gene encoding ankyrin repeat domain-containing protein 13B isoform X5: MLASCSGRKGPEGRYPLHYLVWHNRARDLDRELSAKQADIEQLDPRGRTPLHLATTLGHLECARVLLKHGADVGKENRSGWTVLQEAVSTRDLELVQLVLRYRDYQRAIKRLAGIPILLEKLRKAQDFYVEMKWEFTSWVPLVSKICPSDTYKVWKSGQNLRVDTTLLGFDHMTWQRGNRSFVFRGQDTSAVVMEIDHDRRVVYSETLALASHDQEVLLAAVQPTEEQVMGRLTAPVVTTQLDTKNIAFERNKSGILGWRSEKTEMVNGYEAKVYGASNVELITRTRTEHLSDQHKGKSKGSKTPLQSFLGIAEQHVGPNNGTLITQTLSHANPTAITPEEYFNPNFELGNRDMGRPMELTTKTQKFKAKLWLCEDHPLSLCEQVAPIIDLMAISNALFAKLRDFITLRLPPGFPVKIEIPIFHILNARITFGNLNGCDEPVSSLRHSPSSEAPSPSSDSSSVSSSSSLTSCRACEMDPSLFEVPRGYSVVGSHQDALREDEDDLLQFAIQQSLLEAGSEYDQVTIWEALTNSKPGTHPMSHEARRGDRSDSAARGGPPAPRPAGAGGGRRAQRPVPQLRGAAAAGHGAVGAGAGGGRAPDAPGGRGAAADPAALADGEVTPR, translated from the exons ATGCTCGCGTCTTGCTCAGGCAGGAAGGGGCCGGAGGGCAGGTACCCGCTCCACTACCTCGTCTGGCACAACCGCGCCCGCGACCTGGACCGGGAGCTCAGCGCCAAGCAG GCCGACATCGAGCAGCTGGACCCCCGCGGGCGCACGCCGCTGCACCTGGCCACCACGCTGGGCCACCTCGAGTGCGCCAGGGTGCTGCTGAAGCATGGTGCCGACGTGGGCAAGGAGAACCGCAGCGGCTGGACAG TCCTGCAGGAGGCCGTGAGCACCCGCGACCTGGAGCTGGTGCAGCTGGTGCTGCGCTACCGCGACTACCAGAGAGCCATCAAGCGCCTGGCCGGGATCCCCATCCTGCTGGAGAAACTGCGCAAG GCCCAGGACTTCTACGTGGAGATGAAATGGGAATTCACCAGCTGGG TGCCCCTGGTGTCCAAGATCTGCCCCAGCGACACGTACAAGGTGTGGAAGAGCGGCCAGAACCTGCGGGTGGACACCACGCTGCTGGGCTTCGACCATATGACCTGGCAGCGGGGCAACCGCAGCTTCGTCTTCCGGGGCCAAG ACACCAGCGCGGTGGTGATGGAGATCGACCACGACCGGCGGGTGGTTTATTCGGAGACGCTGGCCCTGGCCAGCCACGACCAGgaggtgctgctggctgctgtgcaGCCCACCGAGGAGCAGGTGATGGGGCGGCTCACGGCGCCCGTCGTCACCACGCAGCTCGACACCAAGAACATCGCCTTCGAGAG GAACAAGTCCGGCATCCTGGGCTGGAGGAGCGAGAAGACGGAAATGGTGAACGGGTATGAGGCCAAG GTCTACGGCGCGTCCAACGTGGAGCTGATCACGCGGACGCGGACCGAGCACCTCTCGGACCAGCACAAGGGCAAGAGCAAag GCAGCAAGACCCCGCTGCAGTCCTTCCTGGGCATCGCCGAGCAGCACGTGGGGCCCAACAACGGG ACGCTGATCACGCAGACGCTGAGCCACGCCAACCCCACCGCCATCACGCCCGAGGAGTACTTCAACCCCAACTTCGAGCTGGGCAACAGGGACATGGGGCGGCCCATGGAGCTCACCACCAAGACGCAGAA GTTCAAGGCCAAGCTGTGGCTGTGCGAGGACCACCCGCTGTCCCTGTGCGAGCAGGTGGCCCCCATCATCGACCTCATGGCAATAAGCAACGCGCTCTTCGCCAAGCTGCGGGACTTCATCACGCTGCGCCTCCCGCCCGGCTTCCCCGTCAAGATCG aaatcCCCATCTTCCACATCCTCAACGCCCGCATCACCTTCGGCAACCTCAACGGGTGCGACGAGCCCGTCAGCTCTCTGCGCCACAGCCCCAGCAGCGAggcgccctcgcccagcagcgaCTCCTCCAGCgtcagcagctccagctccctga CCTCGTGCCGGGCGTGCGAGATGGACCCGTCGCTGTTCGAGGTGCCGCGGGGCTACAGCGTGGTGGGCAGCCACCAGGACGCCCTGCGCGAGGACGAGGACGACCTGCTGCAGTTCGCCATCCAGCAGAGCCTGCTCGAAGCCGGCAGCGAGTACGACCAG GTCACCATCTGGGAAGCGCTGACCAACAGCAAGCCGGGCACCCACCCCATGTCGCACGAGGCCCGCCGAGGAGACAGGTCG gACTCCGCAGCAcgcggcggccccccggccccccggcccgccggcgccggcggggggcggcgggcccaGCGCCCTGTTCCCCAGCTACGCGGAGCAGCTGCGGCTGGCCATGGCGCTGTCGGcgcgggagcaggaggaggccgAGCGCCGGACGcgccaggaggaagaggagctgcagcGGATCCTGCAGCTCTCGCTGACGGAGAAGTGACCCCGCgctga
- the ANKRD13B gene encoding ankyrin repeat domain-containing protein 13B isoform X1 produces MHGGCSRLAQAGRGRRAGTRSTTSSGTTAPATWTGSSAPSRSLLGCAGPQCCWHPRAQTRQPQEDTQGGEIPAPGNPCWHPATGAPCRPATQPGRRSIPRRVPPASLSPVAFAIQADIEQLDPRGRTPLHLATTLGHLECARVLLKHGADVGKENRSGWTVLQEAVSTRDLELVQLVLRYRDYQRAIKRLAGIPILLEKLRKAQDFYVEMKWEFTSWVPLVSKICPSDTYKVWKSGQNLRVDTTLLGFDHMTWQRGNRSFVFRGQDTSAVVMEIDHDRRVVYSETLALASHDQEVLLAAVQPTEEQVMGRLTAPVVTTQLDTKNIAFERNKSGILGWRSEKTEMVNGYEAKVYGASNVELITRTRTEHLSDQHKGKSKGSKTPLQSFLGIAEQHVGPNNGVSAPGGAPRSGRRSAAAPAPTRAAVSPQTLITQTLSHANPTAITPEEYFNPNFELGNRDMGRPMELTTKTQKFKAKLWLCEDHPLSLCEQVAPIIDLMAISNALFAKLRDFITLRLPPGFPVKIEIPIFHILNARITFGNLNGCDEPVSSLRHSPSSEAPSPSSDSSSVSSSSSLTSCRACEMDPSLFEVPRGYSVVGSHQDALREDEDDLLQFAIQQSLLEAGSEYDQVTIWEALTNSKPGTHPMSHEARRGDRSVRSGQSSRSGERAPAARGCCGRRADGPAPPARTPQHAAAPRPPGPPAPAGGGGPSALFPSYAEQLRLAMALSAREQEEAERRTRQEEEELQRILQLSLTEK; encoded by the exons ATGCACGGAGGATGCTCGCGTCTTGCTCAGGCAGGAAGGGGCCGGAGGGCAGGTACCCGCTCCACTACCTCGTCTGGCACAACCGCGCCCGCGACCTGGACCGGGAGCTCAGCGCCAAGCAG GTCCCTCCTGGGGTGTGCTGGGCCCCAGTGCTGCTGGCACCCCAGGGCGCAAACCCGGCAGCCCCAGGAGGACACACAGGGTGGGGAGATCCCCGCTCCTGGAAACCCCTGCTGGCACCCAGCTACCGGGGCACCGTGCCGCCCAGCGACCCAGCCGGGCCGCCGGAGCATCCCCAGGCGGGTTCCCCCAGCCTCCCTCTCCCCGGTGGCATTTGCAATTCAG GCCGACATCGAGCAGCTGGACCCCCGCGGGCGCACGCCGCTGCACCTGGCCACCACGCTGGGCCACCTCGAGTGCGCCAGGGTGCTGCTGAAGCATGGTGCCGACGTGGGCAAGGAGAACCGCAGCGGCTGGACAG TCCTGCAGGAGGCCGTGAGCACCCGCGACCTGGAGCTGGTGCAGCTGGTGCTGCGCTACCGCGACTACCAGAGAGCCATCAAGCGCCTGGCCGGGATCCCCATCCTGCTGGAGAAACTGCGCAAG GCCCAGGACTTCTACGTGGAGATGAAATGGGAATTCACCAGCTGGG TGCCCCTGGTGTCCAAGATCTGCCCCAGCGACACGTACAAGGTGTGGAAGAGCGGCCAGAACCTGCGGGTGGACACCACGCTGCTGGGCTTCGACCATATGACCTGGCAGCGGGGCAACCGCAGCTTCGTCTTCCGGGGCCAAG ACACCAGCGCGGTGGTGATGGAGATCGACCACGACCGGCGGGTGGTTTATTCGGAGACGCTGGCCCTGGCCAGCCACGACCAGgaggtgctgctggctgctgtgcaGCCCACCGAGGAGCAGGTGATGGGGCGGCTCACGGCGCCCGTCGTCACCACGCAGCTCGACACCAAGAACATCGCCTTCGAGAG GAACAAGTCCGGCATCCTGGGCTGGAGGAGCGAGAAGACGGAAATGGTGAACGGGTATGAGGCCAAG GTCTACGGCGCGTCCAACGTGGAGCTGATCACGCGGACGCGGACCGAGCACCTCTCGGACCAGCACAAGGGCAAGAGCAAag GCAGCAAGACCCCGCTGCAGTCCTTCCTGGGCATCGCCGAGCAGCACGTGGGGCCCAACAACGGGGTGAGTGCGCCGGGGGGGGCTCCCCGCAGCGGCCGCCGCTCCGCGGCTGCGCCCGCGCCGACCCGTGCCGCGGTGTCCCCGCAGACGCTGATCACGCAGACGCTGAGCCACGCCAACCCCACCGCCATCACGCCCGAGGAGTACTTCAACCCCAACTTCGAGCTGGGCAACAGGGACATGGGGCGGCCCATGGAGCTCACCACCAAGACGCAGAA GTTCAAGGCCAAGCTGTGGCTGTGCGAGGACCACCCGCTGTCCCTGTGCGAGCAGGTGGCCCCCATCATCGACCTCATGGCAATAAGCAACGCGCTCTTCGCCAAGCTGCGGGACTTCATCACGCTGCGCCTCCCGCCCGGCTTCCCCGTCAAGATCG aaatcCCCATCTTCCACATCCTCAACGCCCGCATCACCTTCGGCAACCTCAACGGGTGCGACGAGCCCGTCAGCTCTCTGCGCCACAGCCCCAGCAGCGAggcgccctcgcccagcagcgaCTCCTCCAGCgtcagcagctccagctccctga CCTCGTGCCGGGCGTGCGAGATGGACCCGTCGCTGTTCGAGGTGCCGCGGGGCTACAGCGTGGTGGGCAGCCACCAGGACGCCCTGCGCGAGGACGAGGACGACCTGCTGCAGTTCGCCATCCAGCAGAGCCTGCTCGAAGCCGGCAGCGAGTACGACCAG GTCACCATCTGGGAAGCGCTGACCAACAGCAAGCCGGGCACCCACCCCATGTCGCACGAGGCCCGCCGAGGAGACAGGTCGGTAAGGTCTGGCCAGTCGTCCcggagcggggagcgggcgccggcggcgcggggatgCTGCGGGCGCCGCGCtgacggccccgcgccgcccgccaggACTCCGCAGCAcgcggcggccccccggccccccggcccgccggcgccggcggggggcggcgggcccaGCGCCCTGTTCCCCAGCTACGCGGAGCAGCTGCGGCTGGCCATGGCGCTGTCGGcgcgggagcaggaggaggccgAGCGCCGGACGcgccaggaggaagaggagctgcagcGGATCCTGCAGCTCTCGCTGACGGAGAAGTGA
- the ANKRD13B gene encoding ankyrin repeat domain-containing protein 13B isoform X2 — translation MLASCSGRKGPEGRYPLHYLVWHNRARDLDRELSAKQADIEQLDPRGRTPLHLATTLGHLECARVLLKHGADVGKENRSGWTVLQEAVSTRDLELVQLVLRYRDYQRAIKRLAGIPILLEKLRKAQDFYVEMKWEFTSWVPLVSKICPSDTYKVWKSGQNLRVDTTLLGFDHMTWQRGNRSFVFRGQDTSAVVMEIDHDRRVVYSETLALASHDQEVLLAAVQPTEEQVMGRLTAPVVTTQLDTKNIAFERNKSGILGWRSEKTEMVNGYEAKVYGASNVELITRTRTEHLSDQHKGKSKGSKTPLQSFLGIAEQHVGPNNGVSAPGGAPRSGRRSAAAPAPTRAAVSPQTLITQTLSHANPTAITPEEYFNPNFELGNRDMGRPMELTTKTQKFKAKLWLCEDHPLSLCEQVAPIIDLMAISNALFAKLRDFITLRLPPGFPVKIEIPIFHILNARITFGNLNGCDEPVSSLRHSPSSEAPSPSSDSSSVSSSSSLTSCRACEMDPSLFEVPRGYSVVGSHQDALREDEDDLLQFAIQQSLLEAGSEYDQVTIWEALTNSKPGTHPMSHEARRGDRSVRSGQSSRSGERAPAARGCCGRRADGPAPPARTPQHAAAPRPPGPPAPAGGGGPSALFPSYAEQLRLAMALSAREQEEAERRTRQEEEELQRILQLSLTEK, via the exons ATGCTCGCGTCTTGCTCAGGCAGGAAGGGGCCGGAGGGCAGGTACCCGCTCCACTACCTCGTCTGGCACAACCGCGCCCGCGACCTGGACCGGGAGCTCAGCGCCAAGCAG GCCGACATCGAGCAGCTGGACCCCCGCGGGCGCACGCCGCTGCACCTGGCCACCACGCTGGGCCACCTCGAGTGCGCCAGGGTGCTGCTGAAGCATGGTGCCGACGTGGGCAAGGAGAACCGCAGCGGCTGGACAG TCCTGCAGGAGGCCGTGAGCACCCGCGACCTGGAGCTGGTGCAGCTGGTGCTGCGCTACCGCGACTACCAGAGAGCCATCAAGCGCCTGGCCGGGATCCCCATCCTGCTGGAGAAACTGCGCAAG GCCCAGGACTTCTACGTGGAGATGAAATGGGAATTCACCAGCTGGG TGCCCCTGGTGTCCAAGATCTGCCCCAGCGACACGTACAAGGTGTGGAAGAGCGGCCAGAACCTGCGGGTGGACACCACGCTGCTGGGCTTCGACCATATGACCTGGCAGCGGGGCAACCGCAGCTTCGTCTTCCGGGGCCAAG ACACCAGCGCGGTGGTGATGGAGATCGACCACGACCGGCGGGTGGTTTATTCGGAGACGCTGGCCCTGGCCAGCCACGACCAGgaggtgctgctggctgctgtgcaGCCCACCGAGGAGCAGGTGATGGGGCGGCTCACGGCGCCCGTCGTCACCACGCAGCTCGACACCAAGAACATCGCCTTCGAGAG GAACAAGTCCGGCATCCTGGGCTGGAGGAGCGAGAAGACGGAAATGGTGAACGGGTATGAGGCCAAG GTCTACGGCGCGTCCAACGTGGAGCTGATCACGCGGACGCGGACCGAGCACCTCTCGGACCAGCACAAGGGCAAGAGCAAag GCAGCAAGACCCCGCTGCAGTCCTTCCTGGGCATCGCCGAGCAGCACGTGGGGCCCAACAACGGGGTGAGTGCGCCGGGGGGGGCTCCCCGCAGCGGCCGCCGCTCCGCGGCTGCGCCCGCGCCGACCCGTGCCGCGGTGTCCCCGCAGACGCTGATCACGCAGACGCTGAGCCACGCCAACCCCACCGCCATCACGCCCGAGGAGTACTTCAACCCCAACTTCGAGCTGGGCAACAGGGACATGGGGCGGCCCATGGAGCTCACCACCAAGACGCAGAA GTTCAAGGCCAAGCTGTGGCTGTGCGAGGACCACCCGCTGTCCCTGTGCGAGCAGGTGGCCCCCATCATCGACCTCATGGCAATAAGCAACGCGCTCTTCGCCAAGCTGCGGGACTTCATCACGCTGCGCCTCCCGCCCGGCTTCCCCGTCAAGATCG aaatcCCCATCTTCCACATCCTCAACGCCCGCATCACCTTCGGCAACCTCAACGGGTGCGACGAGCCCGTCAGCTCTCTGCGCCACAGCCCCAGCAGCGAggcgccctcgcccagcagcgaCTCCTCCAGCgtcagcagctccagctccctga CCTCGTGCCGGGCGTGCGAGATGGACCCGTCGCTGTTCGAGGTGCCGCGGGGCTACAGCGTGGTGGGCAGCCACCAGGACGCCCTGCGCGAGGACGAGGACGACCTGCTGCAGTTCGCCATCCAGCAGAGCCTGCTCGAAGCCGGCAGCGAGTACGACCAG GTCACCATCTGGGAAGCGCTGACCAACAGCAAGCCGGGCACCCACCCCATGTCGCACGAGGCCCGCCGAGGAGACAGGTCGGTAAGGTCTGGCCAGTCGTCCcggagcggggagcgggcgccggcggcgcggggatgCTGCGGGCGCCGCGCtgacggccccgcgccgcccgccaggACTCCGCAGCAcgcggcggccccccggccccccggcccgccggcgccggcggggggcggcgggcccaGCGCCCTGTTCCCCAGCTACGCGGAGCAGCTGCGGCTGGCCATGGCGCTGTCGGcgcgggagcaggaggaggccgAGCGCCGGACGcgccaggaggaagaggagctgcagcGGATCCTGCAGCTCTCGCTGACGGAGAAGTGA